From Pedobacter indicus, a single genomic window includes:
- the secA gene encoding preprotein translocase subunit SecA, with translation MLGFLSKVFGSKSARDIKHVQPLVDKIKAEFSKLESISNDELRQKTFSFKERIAEHLKDTDARINELKTEAELPTTDMSTKTSLYEEVDKLEKNRDKELEDVLMQILPEAFAVVKETARRFTENSSLEVTALDYDKDLAAIHPHIEIQGDKAVWQNTWTAAGSEVTWNMIHYDVQLIGGIVLHEGKIAEMATGEGKTLVGTLPAYLNALSGQGVHIVTVNDYLARRDAEWNGPIFEFHGLKVDCIDKHQPNSAARKKAYAADIIFGTNNEFGFDYLRDNMTQNPDGMVQRKLHFAMVDEVDSVLIDDARTPLIISGPVPRGDEHEFYELKPRIERLVNAQKSFVNTVLNEAKKAIKAGDTDTEGGGLALLRAHRGLPKNKALIKFLSEGNNKQVLTKAENFYMQEQSKNMPKVDAELFFVINEKHNQVELTEKGIELITASGEDANFFIMPDVGSEIAELEKSDLSAEEKAARKDEIMRDFSVKSERIHSVNQLLKAYTLFENDVEYIIDGGKVKIVDEQTGRVMEGRRYSDGLHQAIEAKENVKVEDATQTYATITLQNYFRMYHKLAGMTGTATTEAGELWQIYKLDVVEIPTNLPIQRDDRQDAVYRTAREKYNAVAEEIQRLTEAKRPVLVGTTSVEISELLSRMLKLRGIKHNVLNAKLHQREADIVAEAGQPGTVTIATNMAGRGTDIKLGEGVKAAGGLAIIGTERHESRRVDRQLRGRSGRQGDPGSSQFFVSLEDNLMRLFGSERISNIMLKMGIEEGEVIQHSMITKSIERAQKKVEENNFGIRKRLLEYDDVMNSQRTVIYSKRKNALFGERLDVDLNNLIFDTVEEIVSDCKEGGTYEDLQLEFIRIFSVDPELDENTFNGSGIASLTDQLFEKVNEYYHRKAENIAKQTLPVLKDVFETRGEQIENIVVPFTDGTRGIQVTANLKKAVESEGLEVFKAFEKGIVLALIDESWKEHLREMDDLKQSVQNAVYEQKDPIIIYKMEAFNLFKQMLVNMNKEIVSFLFKGGIPTQNPQDVREARPAPAQNKQIKVSKPELATASSGAAQAMNEDTREVQKTQPIRNENKVGRNEPCPCGSGKKYKNCHGIGQA, from the coding sequence ATGTTAGGATTTCTAAGCAAAGTTTTCGGCAGCAAATCAGCACGAGACATAAAACATGTTCAGCCTTTAGTAGATAAAATTAAAGCTGAATTCAGTAAATTGGAGTCAATTTCAAATGATGAGCTGCGTCAGAAAACATTCTCCTTTAAAGAAAGGATAGCAGAACACTTAAAAGATACAGACGCTCGTATTAATGAATTGAAGACAGAGGCTGAGCTGCCAACCACCGATATGTCTACCAAAACCTCGCTCTATGAGGAGGTTGATAAGCTGGAAAAAAATCGTGATAAGGAACTAGAAGATGTTTTAATGCAGATTCTACCGGAGGCCTTTGCGGTTGTTAAAGAAACGGCAAGGCGCTTTACGGAAAATTCAAGTTTAGAGGTTACTGCACTAGACTATGATAAAGATTTAGCGGCGATTCACCCCCATATTGAAATCCAGGGAGATAAAGCTGTATGGCAAAATACCTGGACCGCTGCGGGCTCTGAAGTTACCTGGAACATGATCCATTACGATGTTCAGCTTATTGGTGGTATCGTTTTGCATGAGGGTAAAATTGCCGAAATGGCGACAGGTGAAGGTAAAACATTGGTTGGAACGCTTCCAGCTTACCTTAACGCTCTTTCAGGACAAGGGGTGCATATTGTAACTGTTAACGACTACCTTGCTCGTCGTGATGCTGAGTGGAACGGACCTATCTTTGAGTTCCATGGGCTTAAAGTTGACTGCATCGACAAGCATCAACCCAACTCTGCGGCTCGCAAAAAAGCCTACGCAGCTGATATTATCTTTGGTACAAACAATGAATTTGGATTCGATTATCTAAGAGATAATATGACGCAGAACCCCGATGGGATGGTTCAGCGGAAACTGCATTTTGCGATGGTCGATGAAGTAGACTCCGTGCTGATTGACGACGCCAGAACGCCGTTGATTATTTCCGGACCGGTTCCTCGCGGCGACGAACATGAGTTTTATGAACTGAAGCCGAGGATTGAACGTTTGGTGAATGCGCAAAAGTCATTTGTCAATACCGTACTAAACGAAGCTAAAAAAGCAATTAAGGCAGGTGATACGGACACGGAAGGCGGGGGCTTAGCCCTTTTACGGGCACATAGGGGTTTGCCAAAAAACAAAGCATTGATTAAGTTTCTGAGCGAAGGTAATAACAAACAGGTACTTACCAAGGCTGAAAACTTCTATATGCAAGAGCAGAGCAAAAACATGCCGAAGGTAGATGCGGAGCTCTTCTTTGTAATCAATGAAAAGCATAATCAGGTTGAGCTTACCGAGAAAGGGATCGAACTGATAACCGCTTCGGGAGAAGACGCAAACTTCTTTATTATGCCGGATGTAGGATCGGAAATTGCGGAGCTTGAAAAATCTGATTTAAGCGCAGAAGAAAAGGCAGCAAGAAAAGATGAAATCATGCGTGACTTTTCAGTTAAATCAGAACGCATACATTCTGTAAATCAACTCTTAAAAGCCTATACTCTTTTTGAAAATGATGTCGAATACATCATTGACGGAGGTAAAGTTAAGATTGTTGATGAGCAAACGGGTCGCGTTATGGAGGGGCGCCGGTATTCTGATGGGCTTCACCAGGCGATCGAAGCAAAGGAAAATGTGAAGGTAGAGGACGCGACACAAACTTACGCCACCATTACCTTGCAGAACTATTTCAGAATGTACCACAAGTTGGCGGGTATGACCGGAACGGCGACAACTGAAGCGGGTGAGTTATGGCAAATCTACAAACTCGACGTAGTAGAGATACCTACCAACCTTCCAATTCAGCGTGACGATAGGCAAGACGCTGTTTACCGGACAGCGCGTGAGAAATACAATGCTGTTGCTGAAGAGATTCAACGCTTAACTGAAGCGAAACGACCTGTTCTTGTCGGTACAACTTCGGTAGAAATTTCAGAACTATTAAGCAGGATGTTGAAGCTCCGCGGTATAAAACATAATGTTCTGAACGCAAAACTGCATCAACGGGAAGCTGATATTGTAGCGGAAGCTGGGCAGCCGGGAACTGTTACGATCGCTACGAATATGGCGGGACGGGGTACGGATATCAAACTAGGTGAAGGCGTAAAAGCTGCGGGTGGTTTAGCCATTATCGGTACTGAACGCCACGAATCCAGACGTGTTGACCGTCAGCTAAGAGGTCGGTCTGGTCGTCAAGGAGACCCCGGTTCATCTCAGTTCTTTGTATCCTTAGAAGATAACCTGATGCGCTTATTTGGTTCTGAAAGAATCTCCAACATCATGTTGAAGATGGGAATTGAGGAAGGCGAGGTTATTCAACATTCGATGATTACGAAATCGATCGAACGGGCGCAGAAAAAAGTTGAAGAGAACAACTTTGGAATACGTAAACGCCTGTTGGAATACGATGACGTAATGAATTCGCAGCGTACGGTAATCTATTCAAAAAGAAAAAATGCGTTGTTTGGTGAGCGTTTAGACGTTGATCTTAATAATCTTATTTTCGATACCGTTGAAGAGATTGTAAGCGACTGCAAAGAAGGTGGGACATATGAAGATTTGCAGTTGGAATTTATCCGCATATTTTCAGTCGATCCAGAGTTAGATGAAAATACGTTTAATGGTTCAGGTATTGCATCGCTAACGGATCAACTTTTTGAAAAGGTTAACGAATATTACCACAGAAAGGCAGAAAACATCGCTAAGCAGACCTTACCAGTTCTAAAGGATGTATTTGAAACCCGCGGAGAACAGATCGAAAATATTGTTGTTCCATTCACTGATGGTACGCGTGGAATTCAAGTTACTGCTAACTTAAAGAAGGCAGTTGAATCTGAAGGCTTAGAGGTTTTTAAGGCTTTTGAAAAGGGCATTGTTCTTGCTTTGATTGATGAGTCTTGGAAAGAACATCTCAGAGAAATGGACGACTTGAAACAGTCCGTTCAAAATGCGGTATATGAACAAAAAGATCCGATTATTATTTACAAAATGGAGGCCTTTAACCTGTTTAAACAGATGTTGGTCAACATGAATAAAGAAATAGTCAGCTTCCTGTTTAAAGGAGGGATCCCTACACAAAACCCACAGGACGTTCGGGAAGCAAGACCGGCACCCGCGCAGAATAAACAGATCAAAGTGTCAAAGCCTGAACTCGCTACAGCTAGCTCAGGGGCAGCACAAGCGATGAACGAAGATACGAGAGAGGTGCAAAAAACACAGCCGATCAGAAATGAAAATAAAGTCGGCAGAAACGAACCTTGTCCATGCGGAAGTGGTAAAAAATATAAAAACTGTCATGGGATAGGGCAGGCATAA
- a CDS encoding SPOR domain-containing protein, which produces MNYKSIILGLSVVFFSTCALAQTTQGNLEIIKDPRIDLLQKSRVYFENNPVEETPVTKENGTRGTVLGFRVQIYSGASRNEAYAIQARFQKQYEDIATYISYTQPNYRVKVGDFRSRSEAQAFMREVKKNYPMVFLFTEQVYVYY; this is translated from the coding sequence ATGAACTACAAATCAATTATTCTCGGTCTAAGTGTTGTATTTTTCTCCACCTGTGCTTTAGCGCAAACAACACAAGGCAACTTAGAAATTATCAAAGATCCGAGGATTGACTTGCTTCAGAAAAGTCGTGTTTATTTCGAAAATAACCCTGTAGAGGAAACTCCAGTGACCAAGGAAAACGGTACAAGAGGTACGGTACTTGGCTTCCGTGTTCAAATATATTCTGGGGCAAGCAGAAACGAGGCTTATGCTATTCAGGCACGGTTTCAGAAGCAATACGAAGATATTGCTACATATATAAGCTATACGCAACCAAACTACCGTGTTAAAGTTGGAGACTTCAGAAGTCGAAGTGAGGCGCAGGCTTTTATGCGGGAAGTAAAGAAAAACTATCCAATGGTATTCTTATTCACTGAACAGGTTTACGTATATTACTAA
- a CDS encoding M20 metallopeptidase family protein, with translation MLQEEIKELAKQIHSETVQNRRHLHANPELSFKEFNTSSFIKEKLDELGIPWESMANTGVIGLIKGDLPSDRVVALRADMDALPIQEVDGRSYGSTKPGVMHACGHDVHTSSLLGTAKILTRLKDKFGGTIKLIFQPGEEKLPGGASLLIKEGVLEKPVPEAVVGQHVMPLIEKGKVGFRSGKYMASSDELYVRVIGKGGHGAQPQENVDPIVITAHIITALQQIVSRIGDPKIPSVLSFGKIIAEGATNVIPNEVYLEGTFRTFDEKWRKEAHQHMKKMAEGMAESMGARCEFEIRNGYPFLVNEPKLTASVRSFAEDFLGKENVVDLDLWLAAEDFAYYSQQADACFYRLGTRNEERDITSAVHTPTFDIDEEALQLSTGLMAYIGVKQLGN, from the coding sequence ATGCTGCAAGAAGAGATAAAAGAACTAGCGAAACAAATTCATTCGGAAACGGTACAAAACAGAAGACATTTGCATGCGAATCCTGAGTTGTCATTCAAAGAGTTCAATACCTCCTCTTTTATAAAAGAAAAACTCGATGAGCTTGGTATTCCTTGGGAAAGCATGGCTAATACGGGCGTAATTGGATTGATTAAGGGCGATCTGCCTTCGGACAGAGTCGTCGCATTACGTGCGGATATGGATGCTCTACCGATACAGGAAGTCGATGGAAGAAGTTATGGCTCTACCAAGCCCGGTGTCATGCATGCCTGCGGACACGACGTTCATACCTCATCTTTACTTGGTACTGCTAAAATCTTGACGCGTTTAAAAGATAAATTCGGCGGTACTATTAAGCTGATATTCCAGCCTGGTGAAGAAAAATTACCGGGAGGGGCTAGCCTGCTTATTAAAGAAGGCGTTCTCGAAAAACCTGTTCCTGAAGCTGTGGTCGGTCAACACGTCATGCCTCTTATCGAGAAAGGTAAGGTAGGCTTCCGGTCTGGAAAGTACATGGCATCGTCAGATGAGCTTTATGTACGCGTTATCGGAAAAGGTGGGCACGGTGCACAGCCACAGGAGAACGTCGATCCGATAGTTATCACCGCACACATTATAACCGCTCTTCAGCAAATTGTTAGTCGAATCGGTGACCCCAAAATACCTTCCGTACTATCTTTTGGAAAAATTATAGCGGAAGGTGCGACCAATGTAATCCCCAATGAAGTGTATCTGGAGGGAACTTTCAGAACGTTTGACGAAAAGTGGCGAAAAGAAGCACACCAACATATGAAGAAAATGGCAGAGGGGATGGCGGAGAGCATGGGCGCACGTTGTGAATTTGAAATCAGAAATGGCTATCCGTTTTTAGTGAACGAGCCGAAATTAACAGCTTCTGTACGTTCTTTTGCCGAAGATTTTCTCGGTAAGGAGAATGTAGTCGACCTTGATCTTTGGCTTGCTGCTGAGGATTTTGCATACTATTCACAACAGGCGGATGCTTGCTTCTATCGCTTGGGAACACGAAACGAAGAAAGAGATATAACTTCGGCTGTTCACACACCAACCTTCGATATCGACGAAGAAGCACTCCAGTTAAGTACTGGTTTAATGGCCTATATTGGCGTTAAGCAACTAGGCAATTAA
- a CDS encoding mechanosensitive ion channel family protein: protein MDVLSDDLGNNLEKSSNFISRYSYDMLVKWGVSQDWAALVNCLVLLTILLILVFVVHSIVRSIFRVVLDRVSSKNKTSFLNYLRAHRFAHYLALIAPVSLVHASLPIVFESYPVWIRPLSLLTDLYSVFMTVSIVTSIARALIDVLKEKNEVFRFRPMESFLQILTFVLFFFGAIFMYVRITQNSPLEFFAILGATSAVLLLIFQDTIKGFAASIQVTTNDMVRIGDWIAMPKYGTDGDVLEINLTTVKIQNWDKTITTVPTYALISDAFHNYRGMQMTGGRRIKRSVTVKQSSIRFLEEDELDHFKKIHGIADYIDERQEEIRKHNEKLGLDRTLRVNGRNLTNAGLFRKYIEWYLHTHPDVNKRMTIMVRQLDPTHKGLPFEVYTFTDTVKWAEYERILSDIFDHLLASVEYFDLTIFEDVAGSDALALKPMNTEQKPNAEAASETLPETKDTPNKEN, encoded by the coding sequence ATGGACGTATTATCCGACGATCTAGGTAATAACCTGGAAAAATCATCTAATTTTATAAGCAGATACTCCTATGACATGCTCGTCAAATGGGGCGTTTCACAGGATTGGGCAGCTCTGGTTAACTGCCTCGTTTTGCTGACTATTTTATTAATACTTGTCTTTGTCGTACATAGTATTGTTAGAAGTATATTCCGTGTAGTTCTTGACCGAGTATCCAGTAAAAATAAAACCTCTTTCCTAAACTATTTGCGTGCGCACCGCTTCGCTCATTATTTGGCGCTTATTGCACCCGTTAGCTTAGTCCACGCCAGTTTACCCATTGTTTTTGAGAGTTACCCGGTTTGGATACGCCCGTTGTCCTTGTTAACCGACCTATATTCCGTTTTCATGACCGTATCCATCGTGACCTCCATAGCAAGAGCTCTTATCGATGTGCTCAAAGAGAAAAATGAAGTGTTTAGATTCCGACCGATGGAGAGTTTTTTACAAATTCTAACCTTTGTATTATTTTTCTTTGGTGCAATTTTCATGTACGTACGGATCACGCAAAATTCACCGCTAGAATTCTTTGCCATCCTGGGTGCTACATCAGCCGTATTATTATTGATTTTCCAAGATACTATTAAAGGGTTCGCTGCCAGTATACAAGTTACAACGAATGATATGGTACGCATTGGCGATTGGATTGCCATGCCGAAATACGGAACGGATGGCGATGTATTGGAAATCAATCTCACCACCGTAAAGATTCAGAACTGGGACAAAACGATTACGACGGTTCCAACCTATGCGCTGATATCCGATGCCTTTCATAATTATCGCGGAATGCAAATGACTGGCGGTCGGCGAATTAAAAGGTCGGTCACAGTCAAACAATCATCGATACGCTTTCTGGAAGAGGACGAGCTTGATCATTTTAAAAAAATACATGGTATCGCAGATTATATAGACGAGCGTCAGGAGGAAATCAGAAAACATAATGAAAAACTAGGTCTGGATAGAACCCTGCGTGTTAACGGAAGAAACCTGACAAACGCAGGCCTCTTTAGAAAATATATAGAATGGTATCTGCATACGCATCCGGATGTTAATAAAAGGATGACGATTATGGTAAGACAGTTGGACCCGACCCATAAAGGCTTGCCATTTGAGGTCTATACGTTTACAGATACGGTCAAATGGGCCGAATATGAGCGCATTCTTTCAGACATATTTGACCACTTACTTGCTTCCGTCGAATATTTCGATTTAACCATATTTGAGGATGTTGCGGGTAGTGACGCGTTGGCCTTAAAGCCGATGAATACCGAGCAGAAACCTAACGCCGAAGCTGCTTCCGAAACGTTGCCTGAGACAAAAGACACACCCAATAAAGAAAATTAA
- the dnaG gene encoding DNA primase, whose amino-acid sequence MIKQRTIDKVFDTIRIEEVVGDFVDLKKRGTSLIGLCPFHNEKTPSFNVSIGKGIYKCFGCGEGGHAVDFVMKHEKYSYPEAIRYLAKKYNIEVEEEEQSEEQQLVHDRRESLYIVTNWAAELFQKTLWDTDEGKAIGLSYFRERGYRDDIIKKFELGYSPESWDYLYQHAKAEGFDDEYLSNTGLIIQKEGGKTYDRFRGRVMFPIHNMTGRTLGFGGRTLKTDKKVPKYVNSPESDIYHKSAVLYGLYFAKKAISTADTCYLVEGYADVLSMHQAGIENVVASSGTSLTTEQIKLIGRFTSNVTMLYDGDAAGIKASLRGTDMLLKEGLNVKILLFPEGNDPDSYIQKHGPKSFEEYVSQNQHDFISFKTQVLLDEAGDDPIKRAGVIREIVESIALIPDPIKASLFIRNCSVKLDIEERILITELNKIKLQQSRKRPSTKSEIPEEPTESQSALINGEATPDSPPSINANDLQEKEIIRLLLQYGEQPATWLENDNYPIAVLILSSLQDIEFSHPESKKILDIYIDFVNKQDLPENRYFITHPDKKISSLAVSLLSTPYTLSPNWNDDKRQIYVKQETDNLKDAVVRAIFRMKRRKIDERIQQVREEMKQESDPDNMSILLHKYQKLKEVEKETLDFLGTVISR is encoded by the coding sequence GTGATAAAGCAACGTACCATCGATAAAGTATTTGATACCATCCGTATAGAAGAGGTAGTCGGTGACTTTGTGGACTTAAAAAAGCGAGGAACGAGCCTGATCGGTTTATGCCCTTTCCATAACGAAAAAACCCCCTCTTTCAATGTTTCCATAGGCAAGGGTATTTATAAGTGTTTCGGTTGCGGCGAAGGTGGCCACGCGGTCGACTTTGTGATGAAACATGAAAAGTATTCCTATCCGGAGGCTATCCGCTATCTGGCAAAAAAATATAATATTGAGGTAGAGGAAGAAGAGCAAAGTGAAGAACAACAGTTGGTGCATGACCGACGGGAAAGCCTTTATATTGTAACCAATTGGGCAGCAGAACTTTTTCAGAAAACATTATGGGATACGGATGAGGGAAAAGCGATCGGGCTAAGCTATTTTCGGGAACGCGGCTACCGGGATGATATTATTAAGAAATTTGAATTAGGATATTCTCCGGAAAGTTGGGATTACCTGTACCAACATGCGAAAGCAGAGGGCTTCGATGATGAGTATCTGTCGAACACTGGACTGATTATCCAGAAAGAAGGTGGCAAAACTTACGATCGCTTTCGTGGCAGAGTCATGTTCCCAATTCATAACATGACCGGAAGAACCTTGGGCTTTGGTGGAAGAACACTGAAAACCGACAAGAAAGTTCCGAAATATGTCAACTCTCCCGAAAGCGACATTTACCATAAGTCAGCTGTCCTATATGGTTTATACTTTGCTAAAAAAGCGATAAGCACGGCGGACACATGCTATTTAGTAGAAGGGTACGCGGATGTCCTATCGATGCATCAGGCGGGAATAGAGAATGTGGTTGCCTCTTCCGGAACCTCGCTTACAACGGAACAGATCAAATTAATTGGGAGATTTACGAGCAACGTCACCATGCTCTATGATGGTGATGCAGCCGGCATAAAAGCATCGCTGCGAGGAACGGACATGTTGCTAAAGGAAGGCCTGAATGTTAAGATCCTTCTTTTTCCTGAAGGGAATGACCCTGACTCATATATACAAAAGCACGGACCTAAAAGCTTTGAAGAATATGTCAGTCAAAATCAACACGACTTTATTTCCTTTAAGACCCAGGTTTTATTGGATGAAGCGGGAGATGACCCGATTAAGCGCGCCGGCGTTATCCGAGAGATCGTCGAGAGTATCGCACTTATTCCAGATCCAATAAAAGCTTCTTTATTCATCCGTAATTGCAGCGTTAAACTGGATATCGAAGAGCGTATTCTCATTACGGAGTTAAACAAAATAAAACTGCAACAGTCTAGGAAGCGGCCGTCTACCAAGTCAGAAATACCCGAAGAGCCGACTGAGTCACAGTCCGCTTTAATCAATGGAGAAGCGACGCCTGATTCACCTCCCTCAATAAATGCGAACGATCTGCAAGAAAAAGAGATTATACGGCTCCTTTTGCAATATGGAGAACAGCCAGCAACCTGGTTAGAAAATGACAATTATCCCATTGCTGTATTAATTCTTTCATCTCTGCAAGACATCGAGTTTAGCCACCCTGAATCAAAAAAAATTTTAGACATCTATATTGATTTCGTTAATAAACAAGATCTACCAGAAAATCGGTACTTTATAACCCATCCGGATAAAAAAATATCGAGCCTTGCAGTTTCTTTATTGTCGACCCCTTATACATTAAGCCCTAATTGGAATGATGATAAACGACAGATTTATGTAAAGCAAGAAACCGATAACCTGAAAGATGCCGTGGTGAGAGCGATCTTTAGGATGAAGAGGCGAAAGATCGATGAACGGATACAGCAGGTGCGTGAGGAGATGAAACAAGAATCCGACCCAGATAACATGTCAATATTACTGCATAAGTATCAGAAACTTAAAGAGGTAGAAAAAGAAACACTTGATTTTTTAGGAACGGTTATTAGTAGGTAA
- a CDS encoding YraN family protein, whose product MSTHLETGRIGEAEACRFVKEIGYKILEVNWRYKHLEVDIIAMDNDILVFMEVKTRKSTRYGLPFEAVNYHKQQKLNRAANLYISYKKHQGDIRFDIISIISDQKNGLTVEHIRDAFWPE is encoded by the coding sequence ATGTCGACACATTTAGAAACAGGCCGAATTGGAGAAGCCGAAGCATGCCGATTTGTAAAGGAAATTGGCTACAAAATTTTGGAGGTTAACTGGCGGTATAAGCATCTTGAAGTCGACATCATCGCCATGGACAACGACATATTGGTGTTTATGGAAGTAAAAACGAGGAAAAGTACCCGATACGGACTACCTTTCGAAGCTGTAAATTACCACAAACAACAAAAGCTTAACCGTGCAGCTAATCTATATATTTCCTATAAAAAGCATCAGGGAGATATACGTTTTGATATTATTTCTATTATCTCAGATCAAAAAAACGGATTGACAGTAGAGCATATTCGTGATGCTTTTTGGCCGGAGTAA
- a CDS encoding glutaminyl-peptide cyclotransferase, with protein sequence MRNLFLFIFFLSFVISTGCNSQKKTSGITFISPEPGNIYLGDTIKLQLNVPESEQTDSIVYYVNDSVIEKSNGNDPIYFDSSKLRYGSQQLIAKHYQNGELTERKVSVTVLPQQAPEQFSFSVVNSFPHDNGAYTQGLEYKDGFLYESTGEYGHSSLRKVNLKTGEVVQKVDLPQSQFGEGLTIVDNKILQLTWREGIGLVYDLTSFEKLKEFNYQASREGWGICYDGEKLIKSDGSNRLYFLDKDSYAETGEYIDVYNQSGAVDNLNELEFINGKIYANIYLTDKIAIIDPATGVVEGELNLIGLLPQKDHKPDTDVLNGIAYDKNQDRIFVTGKKWNTLFEIKLLPH encoded by the coding sequence ATGAGAAATCTATTCCTTTTTATATTTTTTCTATCCTTTGTGATCTCTACAGGCTGCAATAGCCAGAAGAAAACATCTGGAATCACATTTATCAGTCCTGAACCGGGTAATATCTATTTGGGTGATACGATCAAACTCCAGCTGAATGTTCCCGAATCAGAACAAACGGATTCGATTGTCTATTATGTGAATGACAGTGTAATCGAAAAAAGTAACGGTAATGACCCAATCTATTTTGATAGTAGTAAACTACGCTACGGCTCACAACAACTGATCGCTAAACATTATCAAAATGGGGAACTTACGGAACGAAAAGTTTCGGTAACCGTACTACCACAACAAGCTCCGGAGCAATTCAGCTTTTCAGTGGTTAATAGTTTCCCGCACGATAATGGAGCATACACACAAGGTTTAGAATATAAGGACGGTTTTCTTTATGAAAGTACCGGCGAGTATGGACATTCAAGCCTCCGTAAAGTAAATCTCAAAACAGGAGAAGTCGTTCAGAAAGTAGACCTCCCACAGTCACAATTCGGGGAAGGGTTGACCATCGTCGACAATAAAATCCTACAGCTCACTTGGCGAGAAGGCATTGGTTTGGTATATGACTTGACTTCTTTTGAAAAATTAAAAGAGTTTAACTATCAGGCGAGCCGAGAAGGCTGGGGTATATGTTATGATGGAGAGAAACTTATCAAATCTGACGGATCTAATCGACTTTACTTTTTAGATAAGGATAGCTATGCTGAAACAGGTGAATATATTGATGTGTACAACCAAAGCGGTGCGGTCGATAATCTCAATGAGCTGGAGTTCATTAACGGAAAAATTTACGCTAATATTTATCTAACTGACAAAATCGCCATTATCGACCCGGCTACCGGAGTCGTTGAAGGTGAACTCAATTTGATAGGTCTGCTACCGCAGAAAGACCATAAGCCAGATACCGATGTTCTAAATGGCATTGCTTATGACAAAAATCAAGACCGGATATTCGTTACGGGTAAGAAATGGAATACGCTATTTGAAATCAAATTATTGCCGCATTAG
- a CDS encoding YicC/YloC family endoribonuclease, with protein sequence MTGYGIAHSDTQYGHYTVEIKSLNSKFLELNLKVPKSFSDRELFLRNECSRLLERGKINLTITAEHNDPALNAASINKPLAIFYYNELKEVADEVGASHDNLLSTVLDLPEVIGHKEEKADETAWNNIYSVFLEATNEFDKFRKDEGEVLKADLTMRTAKILEYLAEIEIKETSRVPLIRERIINYLDDTVGKENVDKNRFEQELIYYIDKLDITEEKVRLKSHCNYFSKALDSEDANGKKLNFISQEMGREINTLGSKANHAEIQQIVVRMKEELEKIKEQLLNVL encoded by the coding sequence ATGACTGGCTACGGTATTGCTCATTCAGACACTCAATACGGGCATTATACGGTTGAAATAAAATCACTAAATTCTAAATTTTTAGAGTTAAATCTAAAAGTTCCTAAATCATTTTCGGACAGAGAACTATTTCTGAGAAATGAGTGTTCCCGACTTTTGGAGCGAGGAAAGATCAACCTGACCATTACCGCTGAACATAATGACCCGGCTCTAAATGCGGCTAGCATCAACAAGCCTTTGGCAATATTCTATTACAATGAATTAAAAGAAGTTGCAGATGAAGTGGGCGCGAGTCACGACAACCTATTATCTACAGTTCTCGATCTTCCCGAGGTAATCGGTCACAAAGAAGAAAAAGCAGATGAAACTGCCTGGAACAATATCTATAGTGTTTTTTTAGAAGCCACGAACGAGTTTGACAAGTTTCGTAAAGACGAAGGGGAAGTATTGAAGGCTGACCTAACAATGCGAACAGCAAAGATCCTCGAGTATTTAGCCGAAATCGAAATCAAAGAAACGAGTCGCGTACCTCTAATCCGCGAAAGGATCATCAATTACCTTGACGATACCGTTGGGAAAGAAAATGTGGACAAAAATCGCTTTGAACAAGAGCTCATTTATTATATTGACAAACTCGACATTACGGAGGAAAAAGTACGTCTGAAAAGCCACTGCAATTATTTTAGTAAAGCGCTTGACAGCGAAGACGCGAATGGTAAAAAATTAAACTTCATCTCTCAAGAGATGGGTCGGGAAATCAATACCCTGGGGTCCAAAGCAAACCACGCTGAAATTCAACAGATCGTTGTTAGGATGAAAGAAGAATTAGAAAAAATCAAAGAACAACTTTTGAACGTTTTATAA